Proteins encoded in a region of the Bacillus sp. T3 genome:
- a CDS encoding xanthine phosphoribosyltransferase produces the protein MEALKEKILREGIVLSDSVLKVDSFLNHQIDAHLMMEIGKEFANLFKSEGITKILTIESSGIAPSVMTGLMLNVPVVFARKRKSLTLAGDLLTSQVHSFTKNETNEISVSQKYLLEGDRVLIIDDFLANGQAALGLADIVAQANAEIVGFGIVIEKSFQEGGQMLRNKGYRVESLAEVQSLQNGQVQFINRKVEELA, from the coding sequence GTGGAAGCTTTAAAGGAAAAGATATTAAGAGAAGGTATTGTCCTATCAGATTCAGTACTTAAGGTTGATTCGTTTTTAAATCACCAAATTGATGCACATTTAATGATGGAAATAGGAAAAGAGTTTGCTAATCTTTTTAAATCTGAAGGGATCACAAAAATATTAACCATCGAATCATCTGGGATTGCCCCAAGTGTCATGACTGGATTAATGCTAAACGTACCAGTCGTTTTTGCAAGAAAAAGAAAATCACTGACGCTAGCAGGTGACCTATTAACGAGCCAGGTTCACTCTTTTACGAAAAATGAAACGAATGAAATCTCCGTTTCCCAAAAATATTTATTAGAAGGAGATCGTGTCCTGATTATCGATGACTTCCTAGCGAATGGACAAGCTGCACTTGGTTTAGCTGACATTGTGGCCCAAGCCAATGCAGAAATCGTAGGTTTTGGGATTGTTATCGAAAAATCCTTTCAAGAAGGTGGACAGATGCTTCGCAATAAAGGTTACCGAGTAGAATCTTTAGCCGAAGTTCAATCGTTACAAAATGGTCAAGTTCAATTTATTAATAGGAAAGTGGAGGAATTAGCATAA